The nucleotide sequence TACTGTTTTGTTGGGCCGAGAAAGAAGGCGGAGACGACACAGAACTTGTTGATAAGAAAATTGGCGGAATTATTTCTTTGTGGCGTTACAAATGTACGTCTGGTCGGCtcaaagcgtgaaacataaatgagaactggcaggaacgaagtcggttttataatcgccgtgcaGAAAATGGCCGCAACTACGTCCTAAACGTACAAAGAACGTAGTAGGACGGAGTGAGAACTGCAtttgaacgagttaccactgcacaacgaataaagaagaactgCGTACGAACGTACTCGAGCTGGCTAaggacgggctcggtctgactggaaacggtataccaacgggAACAATGTAGAAATTGACCCGATTTGATCTGGATAAAGACGGACTGGCAACCGGATAGGACAGGATTTGAACGAGCTGCACGTAGCGCGAACTGTGTATGAACGTCATTTAGTaatattgcagattttgttttctgaccaaaactacacgttcaagcaagttcacaGCCCGTTCTGCATTTTCTTTAAAACGTGGTCGAACTGGTGTATGGGGtcctttaaataatattatttattaatcgAAGTATATGACCTCAATCAATAATTCTGAACTAAAATAAGATAAATCTTTAATGCATATTTATTCAACATATTATGTCGATAACAATACTGATAAACCGATAGTGCGTAATTTAAACAGTTCACTTATCCGTACACATTATTCTGTATTGGTAaattacacatttttaatataatgaCTTAAAGAGATATTATTTTGGTGATGTAATTATAAATCCCTGTATTATCCTTTCACAGGCTTAATTTACACAATAATATGGGACgtggtctgtgaaaagggggtttaatgcgtgtgcgtaaagtgtcgtcttagattagcctgtgaagttacTTTttcgcaaaaatccagtttaggcggaaagtggcgtcttttagtagcctgtgtggactgcacaggctaatctgggacgacacttttggcacatgcgttaaaccctcttttcacagagcgaacCCCTTTCATAATACTTAAGAGTGTGTTTCCTGACTTCAAAACTGATATTGCCCAAACAACTGCTTTGCCTGTTATTCGTTATTGTGTTCGTTTCCTTTCCACCATGTCATTACCGATCTGTCTTATTCAATGACATGCTACAGATCAGAAATAGGTTTCCGATTTAATAAACCAAACTATTTGCCAGTATGTTTGAGGCATATTTTCTTTAATGAAGTAATGTTACAACGTTTGAATGATTTATATCGCaaaattatagaaaatatatGGCAGTATCAGTTTCTTAAAATTTTACGTGCATGCCTGAAAGCGAACGCGATACAACTGCGTCTCATGTTAAGTGCACTGCGCCGTACGGAAAACCGTTAGGGCAATCGTGGTTACACAGTAAAATCcaaagggcgacaatgcgatagtgcgatagtacgatggcgacaatgcgacagtacgatgagtTTATTTACGGGAAATTAGTTTAGCATTACGGATCATGTCCGGGAAAAAAATACTGGGTACATAGAGCCTTGAGTTAAACTAGCATAAAATGCAATTTGAATCAGCACCATATTTACTACATGTGTACATGCATTACTATAAGCTTTAGACAATTACATCGTGTTTTCTTTTGCAATGTGTCATAACCGGTAGAATTTAAACATTTTAGACATTAATAAGAATGCTCTATGATCATGCTTAGTTTGCACTAAGAACGTGCGTATGTTTCACTGTGAACACTATCAcacaatgcaaataaaaataataaagtatggttaataatgctcgattggtcattgtcggctcgggtactacttacatataccccgggtactcttaagtatactaacatgtaccccggatacggtaaATTCATTCAAACGTACccggaattttaacgctaaatcggtcgttgtcggcttttttttttaaattaagtatgttcacatgtatgtcacatgttatgttaaatggcCCCTATataatcgaaactcatactcaaaaagaatgttgatgcaatttttttaaaaagggaattttttttaagatatacaaaattgtttcatggtaatcggtagcgcgtttaacgacatcggaaTTTGGCCGGGAtaacaactcgggtacagtcttatatcagccgggtacgtttaagtatatttaccgtacccggggtacatgtaagcagtacccgagccgacaatgaccaatcgagcgttaataATGTGTTATCTGCGTTCTATGAATTATGCAAGTATTGTTTCATTTGCGATACAAGAGAAGGGTAAAGTATGCTGTTTAAACTATCTCACTTGTTTATGCATGCTATTACACGCaatattgaaataacaattgATTGCAAATGCGCTGTAATGTGAAATGTATGTGTTGCGATTTTTTTCTCGTACAATTTGACATCACCAAGGCGTATGAACGTACTAAACATGACATCAAGTAAAAAAGGGATGTGTTATGTTGGTTATGCCAATGTGAATTTCTAGCTGGTAATCCGTAAAGTGACATTATGcgcagtatatgctatgtttataggtgtctaccGCAACcgctgtttatttttggtgttttcacttcatatacagttatatttgttaatgcagcatcaacatacttaaacaatatcccggaaagagaaaaataatgcatttgaatatcaaccgtactttcgttttgacaactgacgacagaaatgattcgatgtacgatgtaaatataaattaagttttagtgctgTTACGATTAAACCCATttctatgttatgttatgttaattaTCAGGCCTCATTTGAATAGAACTTTACATTTGTCTAGTTATGTTTGTTTTCAGATTTTTCAGTTTGGTGGTTAAGATAGGGGTTTGAAGCAAGTTTTTGTTAGCCAAATTATTCAGTGTGGTCGAAGATACATTTTAAGTCAAAACACGTTTAAATACGTTAAGTTTTAAGAAACTTcgatcttcatatttttgtatattgttatgtttttctgtaaAGTTAGACTTACGGGCCTCAGTAAATTGCGCTTTTAGTCGTACGATATCGggtgattgattgattgatttatgtcTAATTTTATTGGTCATTGAAGAAAAGTTGTTCAGTTTGAGTTCATGGAGAGCATGTTCCTCGATTTTTCGGTAAACGCTGCTGGGCGGTTACACGTATAAATCGGCAGACTATTTGACATACACGGACAATTACAGCATTGCGACTAGAGCACTAGCTGGGAAGTAAGTGTCCGCAACATACGGCATTTGGCCGTTTCTATGTGGTGAGTCGTATGGTATGATAGACTTCAGGTCGTCAAAGCACCGTTAGCGTTACGCCAGTGCTACATGAGCATCCTCAAATCTACAGGGCGTCATACTCGTTGACAGTACCTACGACACCTCGTTATAAGGCGGAAATACGGGGCACCGTATGCACCGGTATTCGGCCGATCACGTAATACGTCATCAGTACAttctacttccgggcatagtctgctcggcgtttgacaatgttctacttccgggcatagtctgctcggcGTTTAACAACGTACTACTTCCGGGCAGAGtctgctcgggtatctacagtctacttccgGGCTAAATACAGCTCGGGTAACTACAATATACTtctgggcttgatacagctcgggtatctacagtctacttctggggcttgatacagctcgggttatCTGCACTCTACtttcgggcttgatacagctcgacGTTTGCTACTTCGCAGAACACTACGACCGGTGCTCAGTTCCGGTTCTGGTCATTGACGGCTGGACATAACTTTAGATCGTGACACTCAATATTACTCCACCACTACATCTACCATCTACAGTTGGACTACGTCATCGGAATTTTAACTGACCATTAACTTTGATacgttgttgttgtgtttttttcaaagtcataTCATAgtgtaaatagtttattttaatgttgtaaataaattgatttattgttcaCGTATGTTCTATCTGGTTCTGGAGGGGCTATTGCGCTGGGTTATCACAGCTTCTGCAATCCTGACCGTTACAGCTCCGCTATTAAGATTGCTAAAGACCGTGTTATTTATCCTGCCCTTCTGTTTCAGCGTTTCCTGATAGTGTCAAAGTCTGGAGATCTTTCCCTTGAAGACATATTGTCGTATGAACTAAGTCCTCATCCTCTTGccctctttgaagccaagaaAATATGTCATAAAGCAGACAAGCCTCACATCATTCAGTCAATTAGAGATCAGGCTGTAAACCTATCaagtgaggctgtgatgaactgtattcctAAATCAGACTGTTATGTGCTTGATGGTAGCTCTTTGCTTTATTGTTTACCATGAAAAAAAGGGTGACACACCCAACGCAATAGCCAAGTTTTATGCAGATTTCACGGCAAGCAACAGCTGTGTTCTATGGTTACGAACACGGTCTTTATATCAAAGATATCACAAACCGGGGACGAGGACCTAATCGTGAACCCGAGTATGAGTTTAAAAAAAtagcagaatgatcatgcaaaaaTGAGGACATTGTTTTTCGTGACAAAAACAAGGCAGGCATGATTTCTCTTATCAGCACAGCTCTGACTAAAAGGGGATGTTATGTCCTGTGTCACCAGGGGATGCAACGTTAATTTTGTTAAAGCAACACTGGAATGATCCCGCCAATACCATAGCCCCACAACGTTAACGCGAAGATACAGATTGTGTATCAGGTGATAGTGGACAGCTGAATgtcataaattggattttatgatgAATCAACTGCTAAGTGATATCAACAATTCAATCAAAGTGTTCTTTGTCTCCAGAACTATGACATTGTACATAAAAATCGACACCTTTGAGCCAAACGTTATGGAATTGTCATCCTATTCATTGTGACTGTGGCTTTTTTGGAGGCCATGTTGGTTGTATGTGTTTCATACTAAACCTAcactatgtctgatgatcttaaagtGTTCTTTGGTCCTATAAATCTGGGTATAGACACCGAcaacatcaaatttgagtggaaagCGCTGTGAAactcgcacaggctaatcagggacgacattatAATCGTAGATATATTCGTTATATAAAACAATGTCTATACAATTCTGCATGTACGGTCTTTCGTAGACAATACAAAACGCAGATGCTTACGTCTGGTTTTATTTGTACCCGgttaaattaaaatgtgtgttacTCCGTTAGTTAATTATAATGACAATGAAAATATCCAAATGACCATAGCCGTATGTTGGATGTAATATTGTTTAGTAGGGCTTATGTCTGTTGAtaccgttgttgtttttttgttcaacaaATATTATAGATATTTGAATTAGAAATATTAGTATCTCCTTTGTGATAAATGCGAGATGCGATAGAGTATATGATAATAGTATTTCACAACATATCAAAAGAGCAGGCTGCCAAAATCTTCTTAGAAAATGCTTAAACACTAACGAAAATTGAAGTCACATAACACAATCTTAGTTTGAAAGAGTCGCAAAATCAGGCCATGGGTTTTTAACTGTTTCAACAGGATAAGTTGAAGGCACCTTTTATATTCCTGCATAATGtcgaaaatattcattttaaatatactaAAAGCTTGTATAGAAAAGTATATGCGAACTTTACAATGCGAAAACTATTTGTAAACGACCATAAGTGTGAGAATACAAATTCCAATAGAAATTTAATAAAGGCAGATTTTATTGAATCATACTCATGTACTTTTACAAATCGATGCAAGGCGGCAAGATTCACTGTGAATCAAAACACTATAAGCTTTCTCAAACGTCCGCCAATTTGTTCCCACAGATTTCAAAGAATAAACATGTACTTATGAAGCCTTATTAATCGTCAACACTGCGTTAACCACCGTGTTTGTGTTTTGTATGTGTATGCATCCTATatgattataaaacaaaactgtgtatgaaaatgcaattttattttttttaattaaaaaaggcGTGCATAAAAGCTTTTAATTCAAGATGGTGTATATCGTCGAAACGTTCTTTTTCACAGTTTCACTTTTCGTGTCTCCATGGGTATAGTACAGGTAGCGCGGTCCGGTTTCAAGTCTACAAAATCAATCACGcacaaaatgtaatattttttatatgaatatttaagtaCCTTAATCagcatttaaagaaaaacatcactATTTTACGTTGCTGAATCGATCGGTAAATTTTGTAAGAACAAAATGTTATAATTGCATAAAACGCAACACAAAATCCTAGTGATGACTCAAAATATATTTGCTGTTCAAAATTATTGAATGTTGGACTGGTAAACTATTTATTCTTAGAAAAATCACGAATTGCGTTCACACCACTAGATTTACGCTGAAtagtgactttctttaaacgaagaATACAAtaaaggcggagagtgtcgtccctgataagtctgtgcggactgcacaggcttatatgggacggcactttacgcacatgcattcagcccagttgaCCCAGAATGGGGCTCACCTATTTCCTGAAGTGCGCGAGGAGCTGCCTCATGCTCCTCTTGGCCGCAGCTGCCTCCTTGACGGCGTCAActgcctcctcctcctcctccttcagTTCCTCCTCCAGATCGTCCAACCCATTGAACAGCTCGTAACAGACGTCGAACAGAACCTTCGCCTCTTTCAGAAAGTTGTTTTCTGAAATTGACAAAACAGTTACAATTTATTGGTCAAAAAGGGTGCGGAGTAGCCACAGTAAACGTTTACTACAGTTTGTTGAAGGAATACTCGAAAACAACAGATACAAAGCCAGTAAAAGCGTGATAAAAAACTGAGTTCTTCACATGATGTGCGCAATAAGTCATTTAGTTGGATCAAAATGTAGGTTATATTCTATATGACAGTAAAATGTTAACTGCGCAGTCTGGGACCATGTTCACGCTACCTGACAACGTAAGACTTTACGAATATTAATCCTTTTAAGTGTTTATACAATATAGTGACTAGATCTTTTAACAAATAGAAGCTACTATCGGTTTAATTACCCAAacagtttaattaaaataatttttatgaacACAGTTACcacagatttattttttataactttacAAATAGCAAATGGTCTTATGCGAAGTGCATGAATTATAAAGCTTAGTATGCACGTGATAGAGCCATGTGAACATACATTAGAAAAACAGATTTCATTGTTCGAATGATAATGTTAAATTACGCAGTGTACATATGGGTGGGTTAAGGTAAGATAATCTCCACACAGGCTACTTACCCTCTGGTCTCTTGCCGGACAGAAGGGTGAGTAGAACAAGGGATTCCCTTTCGGCAATCAGGTTGGCACCTATAAAAGCAAATATTTAGAATTATTATTATgagtataattataataattaatatcatactactaataaaaacaataactacagtaattattaaaaacacaaattattaaaatgatcatcatcgtcatcatcatcatcatcatcatcatcatcatcatcatcatcatcatcatcatcatcatcatcatcatcatcatcatcatcatcatcaccatctgttttattttgttttatttttattacatttatgtcatTATAGGATACATTCACAAAACAAAGTACGAAAATCCTTACACTGCATAGCAGGAAAGCCCAACTCTAGGTATGGTACCGCGGCCTTCCTTGCCTCCTTATCGGCTGCCTGTAacattgtagtagtagtagaagtagtagaagtagtagtagtagtagtagaagtagtagtagaagcagtagaagtagtagtagtagtagtagtagaagtagtagtagtagtagtagaagtagtagtagtagtagtagaagtagtagtagaaatagtagaagtagaagtagtagtagtagtagtagtagtagtagtagtagtagaagtagtagtagtagtagaagtagtagtagtggtagtagaagtagtagtagtagtagtagtagtagtagtagtagtagtagaagtagtagtagaagtagtagaagtagtagtagtagtagtagtagtagtagaagaagtagtagtagtagaagtagtagtagtagtagtagtagcagtagtagtagtagtagtagtagtagtagtagtagtagaagtagtagaagtagtagtagtagtagtagaagtaataggtagtagtagtagtagtagtagtagtagtagtagtagtagtagtagtagtagtagtagaagtagtagtagtagtagtagaagtagtagtagaagtagtagaagtagtagtagtagtagtaggagtagaagtagtagtagaagaagtagtagtagtagaagtagtagtagtagtagtagtagtagtagtagtagtagtagtagtagtagtagtagtagtagaagtagtagaagtagtagtagtagtagtagaagtagaagtagaagtagtagatgtagttgtagtagtagtagtagtagtagtagaagaagaagtagtagtagtagaagtagtagtagtagtagtagtagtagtagtagtagtagtagtagtagtagtagtagtagcagcagtagtagtagaagtagtagaagtagtagtagtagtagtagaagtagtagtagaagtagtagatgtagtagtagtagtagtagtagtagtagtagtagtagtagtagtagaagtagaagtagtagtataagtagtagtagtagtagtagtagtagtagtagtagtagtagtaatagtagaagtagtagaagtagtagaagtagtagtagaagtagtagtagaagtagtagaagtagtagtagtagtagtagtagtagtagtagtagtagtagtagtagtagtagtagtagtagtagtagtagtagtagtagtagtagtagaagtagtagtagtagtagtagaagtagtagtagtagtagtagtagtagtagtagtagaagtagaagaagtagtagtagtagtagtagtagtagtagaagtagtagtagtagtagtagtagtagtagtagtagtagaagtagtagtagtagtagtagaagtagtagaaatagtagtagtagtagtagtagtagtagtagtagtagtagtagtagtagtagtagtagtagtagtagtagtagtagtagtagtagtagtagtagtagtagtagtagtagtagaagtagtagcagtagtagtagtagtagaagtagaagtaataggtagtagtagtagtagtagtagtagcagtagtagtagtagtagtagtagtagtagtagtagcagtagtagtagtagtagtagtagtagtagtagaagtagtagcagtagtagtagtagtagaagtagaagtaataggtagtagtagtagtagtagtagtagcagtagtagtagtagtagtagtagtagtagtagaagaagtagtagtagtagtagtagtagaagtagaagtaataggtagtagtagtagtagtagtagcagtagtagtagtagtagtagtagtagtagaagtagaagtagtaggtagtagtcttagtagtagtagtagtagaagtagaagtaatattagtagtagtagtagtagtagtagtagtagtagtagtagtagtagtagtagtagtagtagtagtaatagtagtagtagtagtagtagtagtagtagtagtagtagtagtagtagtagtaatagtagtagaagtagtagtagtagtagtggtagtagtagtagtagtagtagtagtagtagtagtagtagtagtagtagtagtagtagtagtagtagtagtagtagtagtagtagtagtagtagtagtagtagtagtagtagtagtagtagtagtagtagtagtagtagtatagtagtagtagtagtagtagtagtagtagtagagtagaagtagttgtagtattagtagaagcctgagtagcaggagtaacaggaGTAGCAGGAGGAGCaggagtagcaggagtagcaggaggagcaggaggagcaggaggagcagtaggtaggagtagtaggaggagttttagtagtagtagtagtagtagtagtagtaggagtagtagtagtagtagtagtagtagtagtagtagtagtagtagtagtagtagtagtagtagtagtagtagtcgtagtagtcgcgTTAAATGACCATGATATGTTATTGGCTTATAAAAATTAAACTTCTTTCTCACCAATATAGGcttttgcatgtgcgtaaagcctCGACCAAGATgtgcctgtgcagtcaacacaggctaatctggaacgatacttccGCTCAGACTGGATTTTaactaagaagagatttcctttaaacaaaaaacggaAAATGTTGTCGACTGCGCAGGCTAAGGTAGAACACataccgcacatgcattaagcccggttttcccagatcGAGACTCAAATGAATAATTTAGTTCTTACCATAATCACTGCACCAGCAAACAGAATACCAGGACAGGCATCGTTCAATACTGAGTCTTCAACtggaaatgaaaacaaaacatgatgACATGCATGGGCCAATACTAAGTCTTCGACTGGAAATGAACACAATACATGAGGTCAGGCATGGGTCAATTTTGAGTCTTCGACTGGAAATGAACACCAAACATGAGGACAGGAATTGGCCAATACTGAGTCTTCGACTGGAAATGAACCCGAAACATGAGGACATGCATGGGCCAATACTGAGTCTTCGACTGGAAATGAACACGAAACATAATGACAGGCATTGGCCAATAGTAAATCTTCGACTGGAAATGAACAGAACACATGAGGACAGGCATGGTTCAATATTGACTGGAAATGAACACAAAACATGAGGACAGGCATTTGCCAATGCTGAGTCTTCGACATGAGGACAGGCATGGGTAAATACTGAGTCTTCGACTGTAAATGAATATAACACATGAGGACAGGCATGGGCCAATACTGAGTCTTCGACTGGAAATGAACAAAACACATGAGGACAGGCATGGGCCAATACCGAGTCTTCGACTGGAAATGAACACGAAACATGAGGACAGGCGTAGGCAAATACTGAGTCTTCAACTGGAAATGAACGTAACACATGAGGACAGGCATGGGCCAATACTGGAAATGAACACGAAACATGAGAGCAGGCATGGGCCAATACTAAGTATTCGACTGGAAATGAACACGAAAAAAAGGGACAGGCATGGGAAAATACTGAGTCTTCGACTGGAAATGAACATGAAACATGAGGACATGCATGTGCAAATACTGAGTCTTCGACTGGAAATGAACACAAAACATGAGGACAGGCATAGATCAATATTGAATCTTCGACTGGAAATGTACATAACACGTGAGGACAGGCATGGGCCAATACTGAGTCGTCGACTAGAaatgaacataatatatattCCAGCCATTAGAACATGA is from Dreissena polymorpha isolate Duluth1 chromosome 14, UMN_Dpol_1.0, whole genome shotgun sequence and encodes:
- the LOC127858919 gene encoding uncharacterized protein LOC127858919, whose product is MKATLAVLGLALFAVLAECRSQYQQQPVPQRRLWLRGGNLPDKPNIGSADEKEDNGGEDAVSWPKGWMEFASLYAKCESGAIMIEQFGNETAEILETVGLKLEDSVLNDACPGILFAGAVIMAADKEARKAAVPYLELGFPAMQCANLIAERESLVLLTLLSGKRPEENNFLKEAKVLFDVCYELFNGLDDLEEELKEEEEEAVDAVKEAAAAKRSMRQLLAHFRK